A window of the Pseudomonas gozinkensis genome harbors these coding sequences:
- a CDS encoding aldo/keto reductase, whose translation MNHTEGYSRRRLLKLAAGVSAVFTFDRALAAITSPNATGAQTMQTRAIPSSSEPLPLVGLGTYRGFDVAPGDPVYKQLPAVLGELFKKGGTVIDSSPMYGRAEETTGELLSIHEPRSPAFLATKVWTRGREEGIAQMEQSFSLLRTERIDLMQIHNLLDWQTHLPTLREWKEQGRIRYIGITHYTPSAYDEVEAVLKAEPLDFLQINYALDDRGVEKRILPLCREKGVAVICNRPFGGGDLLARLKGKPLPGWAAQVGAKSWPQLALKFLLAHPAVTCVIPGTSNPLYMADNAGAGFGLMLTDAQRQQLIALVE comes from the coding sequence ATGAACCACACTGAGGGATATTCCCGCCGCCGGTTGCTGAAGCTGGCAGCCGGGGTGTCAGCGGTTTTCACCTTTGACCGGGCGCTGGCCGCCATTACGTCGCCGAACGCCACAGGAGCCCAGACCATGCAGACCCGCGCCATCCCTTCGAGCTCCGAACCACTGCCGCTGGTGGGGTTGGGCACTTATCGCGGTTTCGACGTCGCTCCCGGCGATCCGGTCTACAAACAATTGCCGGCTGTGCTCGGCGAGCTGTTCAAAAAGGGCGGAACGGTAATCGACAGCTCGCCCATGTACGGCCGCGCCGAGGAAACCACCGGTGAATTGCTGTCGATCCACGAACCGCGCTCGCCGGCGTTTCTGGCGACCAAGGTCTGGACCCGGGGTCGCGAGGAGGGCATCGCGCAGATGGAGCAGTCGTTCAGCCTGCTGCGCACCGAGCGCATCGACCTGATGCAGATCCACAACCTGCTCGACTGGCAAACCCATCTGCCGACCCTGCGCGAATGGAAAGAGCAGGGCCGCATCCGCTACATCGGCATCACCCACTACACGCCGTCGGCCTATGACGAGGTCGAAGCCGTGCTCAAGGCCGAACCGCTGGATTTCCTGCAAATCAACTATGCCCTGGATGATCGCGGGGTCGAGAAACGCATCCTGCCGCTGTGCCGCGAAAAAGGGGTGGCAGTGATCTGTAACCGGCCGTTCGGTGGCGGCGACCTGCTCGCCCGGCTCAAAGGCAAACCGCTGCCCGGCTGGGCGGCGCAGGTCGGGGCCAAGAGCTGGCCACAACTGGCGCTGAAATTCCTGCTGGCGCACCCGGCGGTGACCTGCGTGATTCCCGGCACCAGCAATCCGCTCTACATGGCCGACAATGCCGGCGCCGGGTTCGGGCTGATGCTGACCGATGCACAGCGTCAGCAGTTGATTGCGTTGGTGGAGTAG
- a CDS encoding LysR family transcriptional regulator, with amino-acid sequence MLRENASDLLAFLAVARERSFTKAAAKLGVSQSALSHTIRSLEARLGLRLLIRTTRSVSPTEAGEHLLQTIGPRFEEIEWELAALSNLRETPAGKIRLSATDHSLNWLLRPVLKEFLLQYPDISVEVSCDYSFVDIAGQGFDAGVRLGEDVAQGMIATRIGPDMRMAVVGSPDYFARRTVPKTPRDLTEHACNNLRLPTNGGLYAWEFEKDGERLKVRVCGQVTLNGVYPLLDAALDGFGLSYIPENIVAPCLAEGRLIQVLEDWCPVFSGYHLYYPSRRQTAPAFALLLAALRYQG; translated from the coding sequence ATGCTTCGGGAAAACGCCAGTGATCTGCTCGCTTTCCTCGCCGTGGCGCGCGAGCGCAGTTTCACAAAAGCCGCTGCCAAACTTGGCGTTTCGCAGTCAGCGCTCAGTCATACGATCCGCAGCCTTGAAGCCCGGCTGGGCCTGCGCCTGCTGATCCGGACCACCCGCAGTGTTTCTCCCACAGAGGCCGGTGAGCACTTGCTGCAAACCATCGGCCCGCGTTTCGAAGAGATCGAGTGGGAACTGGCCGCCCTCAGCAACCTGCGGGAAACGCCCGCCGGCAAGATCCGGCTCAGCGCCACCGATCATTCGCTGAACTGGCTGCTGCGACCGGTCCTCAAAGAATTTCTGCTGCAGTACCCGGACATCTCCGTCGAAGTCAGCTGCGACTACAGCTTCGTCGACATTGCGGGTCAGGGTTTCGATGCCGGCGTACGGCTGGGCGAGGATGTCGCACAAGGCATGATCGCCACTCGTATCGGCCCGGACATGCGCATGGCGGTGGTCGGCTCGCCCGACTATTTCGCCAGACGTACCGTACCGAAAACCCCGCGGGATCTGACCGAGCACGCTTGCAATAACCTGCGCCTGCCTACCAACGGCGGTCTATACGCCTGGGAGTTCGAAAAGGATGGCGAACGCCTGAAGGTGCGAGTCTGCGGACAGGTCACCCTTAACGGTGTCTATCCGCTACTGGACGCCGCACTCGACGGCTTCGGCCTGAGTTACATCCCGGAGAACATCGTCGCACCCTGTCTGGCTGAGGGTCGCCTGATACAAGTACTGGAGGACTGGTGCCCGGTGTTTTCCGGATATCACCTCTACTACCCGAGCCGGCGCCAGACAGCGCCGGCCTTTGCATTGTTGCTGGCGGCGCTGCGCTATCAAGGCTGA
- a CDS encoding (R)-mandelonitrile lyase, giving the protein MNPIAASALTLSLLAGEVQASETSRVTVTPNGSQPSAKGPSDWFTGTVRVDAPFKGSDAARISGATVTFEPGARTAWHTHPLGQTLIVTAGSGFVQEWGQPVRVIQPGDTVWIAPDVKHWHGAAPTTAMTHIAIAEVLDGKVVDWMEQVGEGEYPDVR; this is encoded by the coding sequence ATGAACCCCATTGCTGCTTCGGCGCTGACCCTTTCCCTGCTGGCGGGCGAGGTCCAGGCCAGCGAAACATCCCGCGTGACCGTCACCCCTAACGGCTCACAACCATCGGCCAAAGGCCCGAGCGACTGGTTTACCGGGACGGTACGGGTCGATGCGCCGTTCAAGGGCAGCGATGCGGCGCGGATCAGCGGCGCCACCGTGACCTTTGAGCCGGGAGCGCGTACGGCGTGGCACACCCATCCGTTGGGGCAGACGCTGATCGTTACCGCCGGGTCAGGCTTCGTGCAGGAATGGGGGCAGCCGGTGCGGGTGATTCAGCCAGGCGACACCGTATGGATCGCGCCCGACGTGAAGCATTGGCACGGTGCTGCGCCGACCACAGCCATGACGCATATCGCGATTGCTGAAGTGCTGGATGGCAAAGTGGTGGACTGGATGGAGCAGGTGGGAGAGGGGGAATATCCCGACGTCCGCTAA
- the paoC gene encoding aldehyde oxidoreductase molybdenum-binding subunit PaoC, with the protein MKFDTPATTNPIDQLNVIGKPTDRIEGPLKTSGQAPYAYEQHQAVKNQAYGVIVGSAIAKGRITRIDLDAARAAPGVLTIVTAANAGKLGKGKYNAAHLLAGPQVQHYHQAVALVVAETFEQARAAAQLVNVEYAADKGQFDLASVRDQGVEPKDELPDVTHGDFASAFAAAPVQFDQTYTTPDQSHAMMEPHATLAAWKGDQVTLWTSNQMIAWSVGDIATTLGLPKENVRLISPYIGGGFGGKLFIRADAILAALGARLANRPVKVALARPQIANNTTHRPATVQRIRMGATADGKLTAIAHEGWSGNLADGKVEVAAQPSQLLYAAENRLVSMRLAPLDLPEGNAMRAPGETPGLMALEIAMDEMAEQLKLDPIQFRILNDTQVDPVKTERPFSQRRLIECLQTGAERFGWDMRNATPGSRREGRWLTGMGVAAAIRNNLLVKSGARVRLERDGKITVETDMTDIGTGSYTIIAQTAAEVMGVRLDDVVVHLGDSNFPVSSGSGGQFGANCSTAGVYAACMKLREAIAAKLGMSAGEAQFADGHVQLGSQNVSLREAAQHAAIEVEDSIEFADLAKQYQQSTFGAHFVEVAVDAATGEVRVRRMLAVCAAGRILNPKSARSQVIGAMTMGVGAALMEELAVDKRQGFFVNHDLAGYEVPVHADIPHQEVIFLDETDPISSPMKAKGVGELGICGVSAAVANAIYNATGARVREYPITLDKILASLPQMI; encoded by the coding sequence ATGAAATTCGACACGCCCGCCACGACCAACCCGATTGATCAGCTGAACGTCATCGGCAAACCCACCGACCGCATCGAAGGCCCGCTCAAGACCAGCGGCCAGGCGCCTTACGCCTACGAGCAACATCAAGCAGTGAAGAATCAGGCTTACGGCGTCATAGTCGGTTCAGCCATCGCCAAGGGCCGCATCACCCGCATCGATCTGGATGCCGCCCGCGCCGCGCCGGGGGTGCTGACCATCGTCACCGCCGCCAACGCCGGCAAGCTCGGCAAAGGCAAATACAACGCCGCGCACCTGTTGGCCGGGCCGCAAGTGCAGCACTATCACCAGGCCGTGGCGCTGGTGGTCGCCGAAACCTTTGAACAGGCGCGGGCCGCCGCGCAATTGGTCAACGTCGAATACGCGGCCGACAAAGGCCAATTTGATCTGGCCAGCGTGCGCGATCAGGGCGTGGAGCCGAAAGACGAGTTGCCGGACGTCACACACGGCGATTTCGCCAGCGCTTTTGCCGCCGCGCCCGTGCAGTTCGACCAGACCTACACCACGCCGGATCAGTCCCACGCGATGATGGAGCCCCACGCGACACTCGCTGCCTGGAAAGGCGATCAGGTGACGCTCTGGACCTCCAACCAGATGATCGCCTGGAGCGTCGGCGACATCGCCACCACCCTCGGCCTGCCCAAGGAAAACGTGCGGTTGATCTCGCCGTACATTGGCGGCGGTTTCGGCGGCAAACTGTTCATTCGCGCCGACGCGATCCTCGCCGCCCTCGGCGCACGTCTGGCGAACCGGCCGGTGAAGGTCGCCCTCGCCCGTCCGCAGATCGCCAACAACACCACCCACCGCCCCGCCACCGTCCAGCGCATCCGCATGGGCGCCACGGCGGACGGCAAACTCACCGCCATCGCCCATGAAGGCTGGTCGGGCAACCTCGCCGACGGCAAGGTCGAAGTCGCGGCGCAGCCGAGCCAGTTGCTCTACGCCGCAGAAAATCGCCTGGTGAGCATGCGTCTCGCGCCACTGGATCTGCCGGAAGGCAACGCCATGCGCGCACCCGGTGAAACGCCGGGGTTGATGGCGCTGGAGATCGCCATGGACGAGATGGCTGAACAGCTCAAACTCGATCCGATCCAGTTCCGCATCCTCAACGACACGCAGGTCGATCCGGTGAAAACCGAGCGCCCGTTCTCCCAGCGACGACTGATCGAATGCCTGCAGACCGGCGCCGAACGCTTTGGCTGGGACATGCGCAATGCAACGCCCGGCAGCCGTCGCGAAGGTCGCTGGCTGACCGGCATGGGCGTCGCGGCGGCGATTCGCAACAACCTGCTGGTGAAGTCCGGCGCACGCGTACGGCTGGAACGCGACGGCAAGATCACCGTGGAAACCGACATGACGGACATCGGCACCGGCAGCTACACGATCATTGCCCAGACCGCCGCCGAAGTGATGGGTGTGCGTCTCGACGATGTGGTTGTGCATTTGGGCGATTCGAACTTTCCGGTGTCGTCCGGCTCCGGCGGCCAGTTCGGCGCCAACTGCTCGACCGCCGGGGTCTACGCGGCGTGCATGAAACTGCGCGAAGCGATCGCGGCAAAACTCGGCATGAGCGCGGGTGAAGCGCAGTTTGCCGATGGCCACGTGCAACTGGGCAGCCAGAACGTATCGTTACGTGAGGCCGCGCAACATGCCGCGATCGAAGTCGAGGACAGCATCGAATTCGCCGACCTCGCCAAGCAGTACCAGCAATCGACCTTCGGCGCGCACTTCGTCGAAGTCGCCGTCGATGCCGCCACCGGCGAAGTCCGCGTGCGGCGCATGCTCGCGGTCTGCGCCGCCGGGCGGATTCTCAATCCGAAATCGGCCCGCAGCCAGGTGATCGGCGCCATGACCATGGGCGTCGGCGCAGCATTGATGGAAGAACTGGCGGTGGACAAGCGTCAGGGCTTTTTCGTCAACCATGACCTGGCGGGCTACGAAGTGCCGGTGCACGCCGACATCCCGCATCAGGAAGTGATTTTCCTTGATGAAACCGACCCGATTTCATCGCCGATGAAAGCCAAGGGAGTCGGTGAGCTGGGGATTTGCGGCGTGAGTGCGGCAGTGGCGAATGCGATCTACAACGCCACGGGCGCGCGGGTGCGGGAGTATCCGATTACCCTGGACAAGATTCTCGCGTCACTGCCGCAAATGATTTGA
- a CDS encoding FAD binding domain-containing protein, producing the protein MRAFNYSRADSPAAAAAQAAQIEGARFIAGGTNLLDLMKLDIETPQQLIDVNHLGLNQIEATDDGGLRIGALVRNTDLAADSRVRKDYALLARALLAGASGQLRNMATTAGNLLQRTRCPYFYDTNQACNKRKPGSGCAAIGGVSRQLGIIGVSDACIATHPSDMAIAMRALDAQIETLKADGSTRRIAMADFHQLPGTTPNVETSLTPGELITAVTLPAPVGGTHVYHKVRDRSSYAFALVSVGLILQKDGSGRIAVGGIAPKPWRVEAAEALLPQGAKAVNARLLDGATPTPDNQFKVTLVERTIASVLAQARDEA; encoded by the coding sequence ATGAGAGCCTTCAACTACAGCCGCGCCGACTCTCCTGCCGCTGCCGCTGCCCAAGCCGCGCAAATCGAAGGGGCGCGCTTCATCGCCGGCGGCACCAACCTGCTGGACTTGATGAAACTCGACATCGAAACGCCCCAGCAACTGATTGACGTCAATCACCTGGGCCTCAACCAGATCGAAGCCACCGACGACGGCGGCTTGCGCATCGGCGCACTGGTGCGCAACACCGATCTGGCCGCCGACAGCCGCGTCCGGAAAGACTACGCGCTGCTCGCTCGCGCCTTGCTTGCCGGCGCATCAGGCCAGTTGCGCAACATGGCGACCACCGCCGGCAATCTGCTCCAGCGCACGCGCTGCCCGTATTTCTACGACACCAATCAGGCGTGCAATAAGCGCAAACCCGGCAGTGGCTGCGCGGCGATTGGCGGTGTCAGCCGACAACTCGGCATCATCGGCGTCAGCGACGCCTGCATCGCGACTCATCCGAGTGACATGGCGATTGCGATGCGTGCGCTGGATGCCCAGATCGAAACGCTCAAGGCCGATGGCAGCACCCGGCGCATCGCCATGGCGGACTTCCATCAATTGCCCGGCACCACGCCGAATGTCGAAACCAGCCTGACACCCGGCGAACTGATTACCGCCGTCACCCTGCCCGCGCCGGTGGGCGGCACCCATGTCTATCACAAGGTGCGCGACCGCTCGTCGTACGCCTTTGCACTGGTTTCCGTCGGCTTGATCCTGCAGAAGGATGGCAGCGGTCGCATCGCCGTCGGCGGCATCGCGCCGAAACCCTGGCGAGTCGAAGCGGCGGAAGCGCTGTTGCCTCAAGGCGCGAAAGCCGTCAACGCGCGCCTGCTCGACGGCGCCACGCCGACCCCGGACAACCAGTTCAAAGTGACGCTGGTCGAGCGCACCATTGCCTCGGTGCTGGCCCAAGCGAGGGACGAAGCATGA
- the paoA gene encoding aldehyde dehydrogenase iron-sulfur subunit PaoA — protein MNDHPPLAISRRRFLILGAVTATAFAMPPFISLKAYAATLEQPAMAKVTLEVNGKPQTLEIDTRTTLLDALREHLHLTGSKKGCDHGQCGACTVIVDGRRINSCLTLAVMQDGANVTTIEGLGMPDHLHPMQAAFIKHDGYQCGYCTPGQICSAVAVLQEIRDGIPSHASASLTEAPQLIASELQERMSGNICRCGAYSNIIEAISEVAEVPA, from the coding sequence ATGAACGACCATCCGCCGTTGGCGATTTCCCGACGCCGTTTCCTGATTCTCGGGGCCGTGACTGCGACTGCGTTCGCGATGCCGCCCTTCATCAGCCTCAAGGCCTACGCGGCCACTCTGGAGCAACCGGCCATGGCCAAAGTGACCCTTGAAGTCAACGGCAAGCCGCAGACGTTGGAGATTGACACCCGCACCACCCTGCTCGATGCCCTGCGCGAACACCTGCACCTGACCGGCAGCAAAAAGGGCTGCGACCACGGTCAGTGCGGCGCCTGTACGGTGATCGTCGACGGCCGGCGAATCAATTCCTGCCTGACCCTGGCGGTGATGCAGGACGGCGCCAACGTCACCACCATCGAAGGCCTCGGCATGCCGGACCACCTGCATCCGATGCAGGCGGCGTTCATCAAGCATGACGGTTACCAGTGCGGTTACTGCACGCCGGGACAGATCTGCTCGGCCGTGGCAGTGCTTCAGGAGATCCGCGACGGCATCCCCAGTCATGCCAGCGCCAGCCTCACCGAAGCACCGCAACTGATCGCCAGCGAACTGCAGGAACGCATGAGCGGCAACATCTGCCGCTGCGGCGCCTACTCGAACATCATCGAAGCCATCAGCGAAGTCGCGGAGGTGCCCGCATGA
- a CDS encoding DUF1428 domain-containing protein translates to MAYIDVFVAPVPNANREQYKKHCEIAARLFKEYGALEVIQGWGDDVPDGKVTSFPMAVKLKEGETVSAGWLVWPDKATRDAGMAKMMEDPRMQPDVNPMPFDGQRMIFGGFKDILET, encoded by the coding sequence ATGGCTTACATCGATGTTTTCGTGGCGCCCGTGCCGAATGCCAATCGCGAACAGTACAAGAAACACTGCGAAATCGCCGCCAGGCTGTTCAAGGAATACGGCGCTCTGGAGGTGATTCAGGGCTGGGGCGATGACGTGCCGGACGGTAAGGTCACCTCATTCCCGATGGCGGTGAAACTCAAGGAAGGCGAAACCGTATCGGCGGGCTGGCTGGTCTGGCCGGACAAGGCCACCCGCGACGCCGGCATGGCGAAAATGATGGAAGACCCGCGCATGCAGCCGGACGTCAATCCGATGCCATTTGATGGGCAGCGGATGATCTTCGGTGGCTTCAAGGACATTCTCGAGACCTGA